The following proteins are co-located in the Triticum aestivum cultivar Chinese Spring chromosome 1A, IWGSC CS RefSeq v2.1, whole genome shotgun sequence genome:
- the LOC123065943 gene encoding phosphomethylethanolamine N-methyltransferase: MDTITVVENVFGEVERKVQKSYWEEHSKDLTVESMMLDSRAKDLDKEERPEVLAILPSYAGKTVLELGAGIGRFTGELAKEAGHVIALDFIDSVIKKNEEINGDIYKNITFMCADVTSPELKIEDNSIDIVFSNWLLMYLNDEEVEKLIGRIVKWLKPGGHIFIRESCFHQSGDSKRKVNPTHYREPRFYTKVFKECHSYDQEGNSFELSLVTSKCIGAYVKSKKNQNQICWLWEKVKCTEDKGFQRFLDNVQYKSTGILRYERVFGEGYVSTGGFETTKEFVDKLDLKAGQKVLDVGCGIGGGDFYMAETYDVHVLGIDLSINMVSFAIERAIGRSCSVEFEVADCTTKEYAENTFDVIYSRDTILHIQDKPALFRNFFKWLKPGGKVLISDYCRSPGTPSEEFAAYIKQRGYDLHDVKTYGKMLEDAGFHDVVAEDRTDQFLRVLERELGETEKNKEAFLADFTQEDYDDIVNGWSAKLKRSSAGEQKWGLFIATK; the protein is encoded by the exons ATGGACACCATCACCGTCGTGGAGAATG TGTTCGGGGAGGTGGAGCGCAAGGTGCAGAAGAGCTACTGGGAGGAGCACTCCAAGGACCTCACCGTGGAGTCCATGATGCTCGACTCCCGCGCCAAGGACCTCGACAAGGAGGAGAGGCCCGAG GTGCTGGCCATCCTGCCGTCGTACGCGGGCAAGACGGTGCTGGAGCTCGGCGCCGGCATCGGCCGCTTCACCGGCGAGCTGGCCAAGGAGGCCGGCCACGTCATCGCGCTCGACTTCATCGACAGCGTCATCAAGAAG AACGAGGAGATCAATGGGGACATCTACAAGAACATCACTTTCATGTGCGCCGACGTGACCTCGCCGGAGCTCAAGATCGAGGACAACTCCATCGACATCGTCTTCTCCAACTGGCTCCTCATGTACCTCAACGACGAGGAG GTTGAGAAGCTGATTGGCAGGATCGTGAAGTGGCTGAAGCCTGGTGGCCATATTTTCATCAGGGAATCCTGCTTCCACCAGTCGGGGGATTCCAAGAGGAAAGTGAACCCGACGCATTACCGGGAGCCGAGGTTTTACACCAAG GTGTTTAAGGAATGCCACTCCTATGACCAAGAGGGGAATTCCTTTGAGCTTTCTCTGGTAACTTCCAAGTGCATTGGAGCTTATGTGAAAAGCAAGAAGAACCAGAACCAG ATATGCTGGCTATGGGAGAAGGTCAAGTGCACAGAAGACAAAGGCTTTCAGAGATTCCTGGACAATGTGCAGTACAAATCCACTGGAATCTTGCGTTATGAGCGTGTGTTTGGGGAAGGTTATGTTAGCACCGGTGGATTCG AGACCACAAAGGAATTTGTGGACAAGCTGGATCTGAAAGCTGGCCAGAAGGTGCTCGATGTTGGGTGTGGCATCGGAGGAGGCGACTTCTACATGGCTGAAACCTATGATGTCCATGTCCTCGGCATcgatctttccatcaacatggttTCGTTCGCGATCGAGCGTGCCATCGGGCGCTCGTGCTCGGTTGAGTTTGAGGTTGCTGACTGCAccaccaaggaatatgcagagaacaCGTTTGATGTCATCTACAGCCGTGACACCATCCTCCACATCCAA GACAAACCTGCTCTGTTCAGAAACTTCTTCAAGTGGCTCAAGCCTGGGGGCAAAGTGCTGATCAGTGACTACTGCAGGAGCCctggcacaccatcagaggaattcGCTGCGTACATCAAGCAGAGAGGCTATGACCTCCATGATGTGAAGACCTATGGGAAG ATGCTTGAGGATGCCGGTTTCCACGATGTTGTCGCCGAAGACCGCACCGACCAG TTCCTGAGGGTCCTGGAGAGGGAGCTGGGCGAGACAGAGAAGAACAAGGAGGCCTTCCTGGCGGACTTCACCCAGGAGGACTACGACGACATCGTCAACGGCTGGAGCGCGAAGCTGAAGCGGAGCTCCGCCGGCGAGCAGAAGTGGGGGCTGTTCATCGCGACCAAGTGA
- the LOC123180450 gene encoding 12S seed storage globulin 1-like, giving the protein MVQRTSPAEAMSMDLSPKKPAKAYGGDGGAYYDWSPADLPMLGAASIGAAKLHLAAGGLSLPSYSDSAKVAYVLQGAGACGVVLPEAAREKVIPVKEGDALALPFGAVTWWHNAAAGELVVLFLGDTSKGHRPGRFTNFQLTGASGIFTGFSTEFVARAWDLDQDSAAKLVSTQPGSGIVKLAEGHRMPAPRPEDRDGMVLNCLEAPLDVDIKGGGRVVVLNTANLPLVKEVGLGADLVRIDAHSMCSPGFSSDSAYQVTYIVRGSGRVQVVGIDGTRVLETRAEGGCLFIVPRFFVVSKIADDTGMEWFSIITTPNPIFSHLAGRTSVWKAISPAVLETAFNTTPEMEKMFRSKRLDSEIFFAPN; this is encoded by the exons ATGGTGCAGCGCACGTCCCCCGCCGAGGCCATGTCCATGGACCTGTCCCCGAAGAAGCCCGCCAAGGCctacggcggcgacggtggcgcctACTACGACTGGTCCCCCGCCGACCTGCCCATGCTCGGCGCGGCCTCCATCGGCGCCGCCAAGCTGCACCTCGCCGCCGGGGGCCTCTCCCTCCCCAGCTACTCCGACTCGGCCAAGGTCGCCTACGTCCTCCAGGGCGCCGGCGCCTGCGGGGTCGTCCTCCCGGAGGCCGCCAGGGAGAAGGTGATCCCCGTCAAGGAGGGCGACGCCCTCGCGCTCCCCTTCGGCGCCGTCACCTGGTGGCACAACGCCGCCGCGGGCGAGCTCGTGGTGCTCTTCCTCGGCGACACCTCCAAGGGCCACCGCCCCGGCCGCTTCACCAACTTCCAGCTCACGGGCGCCTCCGGCATCTTCACCGGCTTCTCCACCGAGTTCGTCGCGCGCGCGTGGGACCTGGACCAGGACTCCGCCGCCAAGCTCGTCTCCACCCAGCCCGGCTCCGGCATCGTGAAGCTCGCCGAGGGACACAGGATGCCGGCGCCGCGGCCCGAGGACCGTGACGGCATGGTGCTCAACTGCCTGGAGGCGCCGCTGGACGTGGACATCAAGGGCGGCGGGCGCGTGGTGGTGCTCAACACGGCCAACCTGCCGCTGGTGAAGGAGGTCGGGCTCGGcgccgacctcgtgaggatcgacGCGCACTCCATGTGCTCGCCGGGCTTCTCGTCCGACTCGGCGTACCAGGTGACGTACATCGTGCGCGGGAGCGGGCGCGTGCAGGTGGTGGGCATCGACGGCACCCGCGTGCTGGAGACCCGCGCCGAGGGTGGGTGCCTCTTCATCGTGCCCAGGTTCTTCGTCGTCTCCAAGATCGCCGACGACACCGGCATGGAGTGGTTCTCCATCATCACCACTCCCAA CCCAATCTTTAGCCACTTGGCGGGGAGGACTTCGGTGTGGAAGGCAATATCACCGGCGGTGCTAGAGACGGCCTTCAACACAACTCCAGAGATGGAGAAGATGTTCCGCTCCAAGAGGCTCGACTCCGAGATCTTTTTCGCTCCCAACTAA